Below is a window of Drosophila nasuta strain 15112-1781.00 chromosome X, ASM2355853v1, whole genome shotgun sequence DNA.
CGCCACCGCCGGCGCCGTTGGGGACAAAGCGACGACGCGCCATCAGCACCACAAGATCACCGATGTCAGCGATGTAGGAGATGGTGCGCAATGCGTGATCCATCATGATCTCCTTGAGGTCTGTGTTGAGCACCATTATCTTCTCGGTTGATATGAACAGATCCACTTCAGTGCTGGGCTGACTCTCGCCCTCCGGCGCCTgtcaaaagcaaacacaataattgaataataatgcaaaaatatgaTACAagaagtatataaaaaaaagagcagtGTAATTCTAATTGAAATTCTTCTGCTTACCAAAGCCTAAATATGTCAAGGAGCAGCATGGGttattgttttagtttttgttaaGGGGTAAAATATGGGGCGAGAAAAGCGAGACGCATTATAACGAGCACATTCTAAAGGTTGTTTAGAAATGATGACACCAAAAACTAAAGATTGCAACTTCTTCTACGCACCTTGATACGCGACACCGCCTCCTCGGCCTGCATCATGCGCGTCGATTTTGTGGGCTGACCTTCGCACACCAGCTGCGTGGAGCCCAGATAGCGAGCTCGAAACAACACGCCCTCGATTAATACTTTGGGTTCCAATAAGCCTAGACACACAACGCATGGGTGGGGAAAGACAACGATtagttttaagtatttaaacgAATGTATTGTCTACAAAAGGTGCTTAAATCAATAAAGCTAAAGTTTAATTTACTTAGATGACACATCAAATATAATCTTGATCTTAAAGAtctttgcaattttaaatggaaaactATTCGGTTGAATTTAAACTTAGTTTAAGATTTAATTCAAACCTTTATCACGAGATAGACGCAAACTTGTTACCAACACATTTAAAACATAATAACAAATCAGAcaagcaagaaagctacagtcgagtgtgctcgacggTGAGACACCCACTACCCATTTcgattaaatatattcattaatataccgcaaaaatacttaaaatataccaaaagctacttcaggtatattgatacagtactacattaaaaatatattatattcaaagGGTTCCAGTTCTCAGAGGCTTTAAGATATCCAATATAATTCTTGGTATATTCTGAACGGTACTATATtataataccaaaaacatATCCTTTGGTaagtttcagtatttttttctgtttattaatttggaatattttaggAATCAAATACCcgcgggtatcttacagtcgagcacacacgactgtagctttcttgttttattattatagtgaccaaaaagtatttaatattagatATTTTCGGgaatataaacattattatcACGATTATatcatgtttttatttaatcacTTTCGATTAAGCAAGTTAAACTTTAGTTttgaaaatgtgtttataGAGTGAGAGGGATATAGTTAAGTagacagatagagagaaagagagcacaTCCACTTACATGGCAGGCACCACACCcaaatacataaatgaaaatgtcaatGCAGCGTACGTTAAGAGAAAACAAGTAGGAAAAACGTGAAAACGTCAAAATTGATTGAGAAGatcaagagagagaaagagagagacacaaTACACAATATAAAATCGATCATCGATCTCGTTTCCATGTGCtacaatatatactataaacattttttagaGGGGGCGTAAACACACTCCAACAAAAGctgaataaatataatatagacaCAGAAGATGAGACATGTCACGGTGGGGTGGAGAAAGGGGGAGGGAAAGGTCTTAGTACATACACTACTTACCCTCCTTATTACGCGACTTGGCCTTTTTGTCGCTGTTGGCCGAATCCTTGAGGGATTTAATAGAGCCCGTTGGGCTCTTTGAGTATTGCAGCTTCTCCGGCGAACTTAGCGAAACATCCGCATTGCCCACAATTTGGCAAATGTCCGGTGAGTTGGGTGTCAGCGAGGTGCCAATTCCCTGCCTGATGGTGGCCGTCGAGTAGCTCTGCGGCTTGGGATTGCTGTTGGTGTCGCTGCCATTCGCATTGCTGCCCCCAATGTTGTTGGCCAAGCCATTGGCATTGCTGTCCGCCGTTGCGCTGGTTGTCGACTGCCAAGATAAATCAAAGTTAGTAAATAGCACGATTCGAAATACAACTGATATCGGTTATATACGAGAATTAGCAAGGAAATAAGTTCAAACATATTGCagtcaaaaaataaagaagttTGCCGAAGGCCAGTGCTTTAGAAATTACGTTAATTATATCTAaccattatttaaaataaataaataaaaaaaagctagATGAATTCTTATGAAGCTGATGCTTTTGAAGCAATcgttaacattttaaaataaaaaaagtattgcCTTTTTTTAGCTTattaaaaacactttcaaaattaaagaatattcTATGTATGCAACTCTTAATTAAGTAATATTGTGTGCTTCTAAagcttcatttcattttagtaattttagtTAAAAAGTGAACTGCATATTTTTGAACTTtacaatattgtttttatcaaTTGCAACACAGCTTGTTAATCATAAACTATTGAGTTTAAGGGTTTACAACATCAAGCTCCAAATTTAAGGAATCATTTGTGtatcaatttgcataaatctTTTAAACAAACTCAATAACCGATATTCATTGCAGTTGCTTTGTCAACTATTCACCTGCTCGTTGAAAAAGTCCTGCTGTCCCAGCAAACGATCCGTTTCGAGATCCGTGTCCGCCTCATCGTCATCCAGGCCACGCGTTGTAGTTGCGCTCTTGCGCGGCACCCAAACCGGCGAATCGGGATCCGCGGGGAGCACTTCATCGCAGAACTTCAGCTTGTCTGGCTGCGCTTTAGCGCGCTGCAGCGCCGAGCGTATCTCTTTCATCGCCTCTTGTATCTCAACtggcgcagctgctgctgctgtagatCCAGATCCAGCGCCAGCCACAGCTGTCGCTTTGCTGCTGgcagcgactgctgctgctgccgccgccgctgctgctgcagctgccccCGCGGCATACACTGGACCATAGTGTGTTTCCGCGGGACAATCGctatcaacagcagcagcagcggcattCACAGTTGTCTGTGGCTCTTCGCACACCTCGAGTGCTGGCGGGGGCGTGGCTGTGGGCGACTCGGGCAACGGCGGTGGCGTTGgcagtgtgctcgactgtgtgGCATCTGTAATCAGGCTGACACCATTGAAATCATTCGCAGCCAAACGCTCGCAATCgctattattgctgttgccattgccattgtgCTCATGCTCGTTGAtctccagctgctgttgctgctgctgttgttgttgagcttGAGCTGGCTGCTTGTCGCATACAACAGAAACATTGTTCTCCGTGTCAGAGGCATGGCCACTGCTCAGTCCATCCTCGAGCACCGGCATGCTGGTGTACAGTTTGCCATAGTCGGTTGTGGCGCAATTAATATCATTCGACAGACTGTCCAAATCGCCGCAATTCGAATCGTAATCCGTTGTCTCCGGCGACAGTGTGAAATTGCGCGAATGCCGTCGGAGATTCGCCTCCAGTTCGGTGTCAGCCAAATCGCCGCTGCTGCGACTATTCGAATCGATGTACAGCTCGATGTCGTTGTGCTCCTGATAGCCAGTGTGTTCGCTGGCCTACAAAAAATGAGAGTAAAAGAGAGGAAATATGAGTAATTTGGCTTATGACTGTTCCAATAATTAACTGGGTGATATATTCAAATGGAATGCTGTTTCTAGGCATTAGTAAACATCGATATGTAAGTGACGTTTCAATGAGTAACTTATCATGGCTGTGATTCAACTTTTGAATATGCTTAATTCATgttcatatttaattaaaaacctTGATCGATTCTGAGGCACATTAAATCACTTTTGAAACCTCAAACTGCTGAAGAATAATAAAGGCTTGATGAGTACATTTTCGGATTACTTCAtagtttacaaaataaaatttaatgaagaaAGTTAATCAAACTCTTGAGAATATGTATCTAAAGACTAAGTAACTTTCTAAGTGAATTCTCTATCAATTTATTGACTTTATGGGTTGCAAAGTGAAGTCAAATAAAGTGTCTGAAGAATAAGCCACATACAAAAAAACGGAATTTTTCTCAAGCTAGAATTACTTTACACTCTGTTACATAAAACATCATGAAGAAACCTAATCAAAttgtttcaaaaatattttttatttttatgaatttgcACTTTAGTATAAAATCACATAGATGAAACGTTTATAAAACAATCTCAGCTATCTGCCTGCATCAAATAGAGAAATTGTGGCAGCACTCAGATGAATGCAAAACTTAGCAAGCATtgagcaaacacaacaacgaACAGACAGTCTAATAAGGTCTTTTAAAAGAGACTTGCTGTTTAGATACTGAACGAAGTCCTCACTCATCTGACAGACAGTCGAATAACGACTAACTTATCGAATACTCATCGAAATCTTCACTCACCTGTATCCTGGGCGAGCGATGCACCATATAGAGCTCGTCTTTGGGTATTCTAGCCAGACGCTGACCGATGTAAGCCTGCTCGATATGTTTATCCACCTCGCAGACGCGCGGTTGCATGTCCTACAAATGaattaagtattattatacAGTTTCTCGTATCAAATTCCAACAAACTCACCGCACTGGCCACATCATCGCCACTTTCGGTTGTGTAGTCCGTGAAACGTTTCTCATCCTCATCGGGATTCGCCTTGAAGAACTCCTCGAGCACTTTGCGTGTCTCCGAGAACTCGTACAGATAATCAAAGGTCGGTGTCTTTGACGAGGCGCCAGTTGTTCCAGTTGCACTTGcccctgttgttgttgttgttgtggcatttGGTGTAGTGCCCTCGTGATCGATTAGATCAATCAGATTGCCCACAGATGCCTTACCTACGTCCATACtccccatcatcatcacattgttgttgctgctcggcGAGACGCGTTGCGGAAAACCAGGCGCACGTTTGGGAAATCCAGCCGACGCTTTGCCCGTCTGCTGATTGCCAAAGCGACGCGGCGAACCCTCGTATTCGGCAATGGGCAGTTGCCCAATCATTTTCGTCACCTTGAGCACATCCTCGTTGGTGCCACGATCCGCAGCATtgctggcagcagcagaagcaggagACACCGcagctccagcagcagcagaagcattGGCAGGCAATGCTGAGGGCTTGTTCATCCAATTCGTGTCGATGTCGTCGAACACAACAATTTCGCCATCACGCAAACACTGACCATCCGCTTTGCCCACATCCGTTGGCGAGCCAGGACTCGCCAAGCCCTGTGGAAAGGATAATACAATTAGTATAATCGATATGTGAGCAAGTAAAGTATGTGACTTACCTCGGGATCAAACTGACTGCTGCCTGGACTGCGTCCCACGCGTATTTGATGTGGATGCGGTCGTTGATAGTAATAAGCAGACGTTGGACAACCGGGCAGCAATTGATGTGGCGGCGGTGACAGCTGCTCAAATGTTGGATGATGATtgtgatgttgctgctgcagcgactgctgctgttgctgctgctgatgatgatggtgatggtgatgcATGGGCGCATATTGTAGTTCAGCATTTAGATCGGGTGAATTCAACACTGTGCTAGCTGGCGTCACATTCGGACTGCGAGTTCGCATCTCCCAGACATAACGTTCCTGTTGTGTCGACTGCGATGACTTGCCACCGAAGTTCATGTGCAACTCCGTGTGTCGtgcaccaacagcagcagcagcagtagcagcatttgcagttgcagccgTTGCAGCTGCCTCCATTGagtcgttgctgctgtcgctacACGAATTCATtgtgctgtttttgttgtgttgtgttgtgttgtacACTGGACTATCAAAAATTTGGACAGCTGGACTGGACTGGACTGGATTTGGCGTTGGGATGCGTGTTGAcgactttgttgttgttggctactTTTCAGCAGCCAGTGTTTAATTCAACTGCCGCTGCTGACATGCTACGCTCTCAGTGCGGTTAGCCTAGAAGAAGAGAAGACGAAGATCACCGTAATTAGTAACCGCGCATTCAATTGATGATCTAATGTTATGAATGGGCACGAATCAATGAATCAGCAACAGCTCCAATGCAATTCTTCGTTGATAGcagactgttgttgttgtctgccgTTAATGCTGTCTTCTGTTATTGCtactgatgttgttgttggctgttaatactgttgttgctatcgctgctgttgttcttgtctgttattgctgtttgctgttaatgcagctgttgttgttgctgctgttattgctgttcttgtttactgttgctgctgctttttcttatagctgctgtagttgttgctacTCTTATTGCAGGTGAACTTAAAAATCAATGACAGCGTTTAGCTGCAATTAACCTAATAACAGAGCTGGTATTCCAATAAGAGAAAATAATTGCACACGTGTGATTTCACGTATCTCCttgtatatatacacatgtgtgagtgtgcaagCTTTTTAGATATGCGCACTTAAACTTGGCCTCTAAAATGTTcatgcaacaaaacaacacacgcacacatacacaccagGCCAAAAGGAAGCCaggtatatttgtatgtattttctCATAcacaaagtataaaaaaaaaaacaataaatatattgcgAGACAACAAAGAGCAAATTGTAACCGGCAATCGTTGGTGtttgattttgtattaaaaGAACACTCCACTACAAGCACAAAAAAGGTATTGCTGGcatatgcatgtacatatttgtatacacacaaacacacacaaagacatGTGACACATGGACATGTCCCGAGCCATGTAATTGTCTGCATATGCTaactgtgtgtgcgtgtatttgCTTCACTGAAGAGtacacatgtatatatgtgtcTGTGTACGTGGATATTGGCATAGAGTATTgttaaaaatcaatatatttgctggtttttttttgggtggaCGACCCGACCACCGTCCTGCAACCGTAGAATAAACGCCGCCCGcccgcagcagcagaagtaacaaactacaacaagaacggcagcaacaacaacaaatcagcAGCATAACAATGTGTAATTTTCGGCTGTCTTTAATTTGCAGACATTTGTCTATACGatagttatttaaaattgatttctaCGCACTGCACCACCAtcattgatatattttacaacATTGAAGTTGGCGAAACACAATTGTAATTAGCAATCTTTTTGCACGGGCTTTTTAATGACACATTACcgatttaatacattttattcacTTTCTTGCAGCTCGTACACGCAGCGTGACCGTACTTTAGTTTGCAAAATTtcccaaaaatatacctataAAGAAAGATAGCTGAAAATACagtaaatttgtttaaattacaCCGCGctactttttaaatttcattagtatTATTCTATTTTCTATGCACACTAACAGCcacaaaacatttatattaaCTGCATAGTATTCAAATAAAACCATTTGTTTTATCCCTTCTTTTTAACATAACATTTAACATATGTGTCCACACGGCTGTTACTCTGTTAACGCTCGATAACGCGACAGGTTGGTTTGTTTATCTATCGAGAGAGGTGTTTGCAACGTATATCGATAAGTTGCACACACTGGGGCGATAACGATGTTGCCGCAGTCAGTtacagaagaaaaaacaacaccAAGCGAATCGGACGTGTATGTTAATGACGACCGCGACCGTTGCGCGCGTTTAAAGTGTGTGGCTATTTgctaattgttattttttattgtttttttcgtgTGTGTTATTGCTTGATGTGCAAGCAACTTGTCGCGCGTGTATCAATTGTGAATTactaataaaatgcaaacaaacatagttaagaacaacaataacaaaaagtgAGTTGTTACCTTGATGCTGCATTCTCTCCCACTCGCTCTCTGCCTCTCATTTTGGTCCTGTTAAGCGCACAAGCGCACAAACCAGATAATAGGTAGGCCCAGTgtttgtgttattattattattatgcttaaATTTGGCCAACATCGAAATGGTGCCTTAACTTAATTAGCCAACgtctgttgtgtgttgttttgaCTTTGTATCTAAGGGAGACACAACAGTTAAGCGTAGCGTACACATGCCATCGCTGCAGCCGCAACCAAAGCAGTAGCAGCAGGGTGTGTTCCtcctgcgtgtgtgtgcgtatacaagtgtacgtgtgtgtgtgtgtatgggctGTAAAGGAACCT
It encodes the following:
- the LOC132795295 gene encoding uncharacterized protein LOC132795295 isoform X2; this translates as MNSCSDSSNDSMEAAATAATANAATAAAAVGARHTELHMNFGGKSSQSTQQERYVWEMRTRSPNVTPASTVLNSPDLNAELQYAPMHHHHHHHQQQQQQQSLQQQHHNHHPTFEQLSPPPHQLLPGCPTSAYYYQRPHPHQIRVGRSPGSSQFDPEGLASPGSPTDVGKADGQCLRDGEIVVFDDIDTNWMNKPSALPANASAAAGAAVSPASAAASNAADRGTNEDVLKVTKMIGQLPIAEYEGSPRRFGNQQTGKASAGFPKRAPGFPQRVSPSSNNNVMMMGSMDVGKASVGNLIDLIDHEGTTPNATTTTTTGASATGTTGASSKTPTFDYLYEFSETRKVLEEFFKANPDEDEKRFTDYTTESGDDVASADMQPRVCEVDKHIEQAYIGQRLARIPKDELYMVHRSPRIQASEHTGYQEHNDIELYIDSNSRSSGDLADTELEANLRRHSRNFTLSPETTDYDSNCGDLDSLSNDINCATTDYGKLYTSMPVLEDGLSSGHASDTENNVSVVCDKQPAQAQQQQQQQQQLEINEHEHNGNGNSNNSDCERLAANDFNGVSLITDATQSSTLPTPPPLPESPTATPPPALEVCEEPQTTVNAAAAAVDSDCPAETHYGPVYAAGAAAAAAAAAAAAVAASSKATAVAGAGSGSTAAAAAPVEIQEAMKEIRSALQRAKAQPDKLKFCDEVLPADPDSPVWVPRKSATTTRGLDDDEADTDLETDRLLGQQDFFNEQSTTSATADSNANGLANNIGGSNANGSDTNSNPKPQSYSTATIRQGIGTSLTPNSPDICQIVGNADVSLSSPEKLQYSKSPTGSIKSLKDSANSDKKAKSRNKEVLIEGVLFRARYLGSTQLVCEGQPTKSTRMMQAEEAVSRIKAPEGESQPSTEVDLFISTEKIMVLNTDLKEIMMDHALRTISYIADIGDLVVLMARRRFVPNGAGGGVVLDTLSSSCPGAADVADSGETLKENNKECGSANKHNRTPKMICHVFESDEAQFIAQSIGQAFQVAYMEFLKANGIENENLAKEMDYQEVLNSQEIFGDELEIFAKKELQKEVVVPKSKGEILGVVIVESGWGSMLPTVVIANLMSGGAAARCGQLNIGDQLIAINGMSLVGLPLSTCQSYIRNAKNQTAVKFTVVPCPPVVEVKILRPKALFQLGFSVQNGVICSLLRGGIAERGGVRVGHRIIEINNQSVVAVPHDTIVKLLSSSVGEILMKTMPTSMFRLLTGQETPIYI
- the LOC132795295 gene encoding uncharacterized protein LOC132795295 isoform X1, yielding MNSCSDSSNDSMEAAATAATANAATAAAAVGARHTELHMNFGGKSSQSTQQERYVWEMRTRSPNVTPASTVLNSPDLNAELQYAPMHHHHHHHQQQQQQQSLQQQHHNHHPTFEQLSPPPHQLLPGCPTSAYYYQRPHPHQIRVGRSPGSSQFDPEGLASPGSPTDVGKADGQCLRDGEIVVFDDIDTNWMNKPSALPANASAAAGAAVSPASAAASNAADRGTNEDVLKVTKMIGQLPIAEYEGSPRRFGNQQTGKASAGFPKRAPGFPQRVSPSSNNNVMMMGSMDVGKASVGNLIDLIDHEGTTPNATTTTTTGASATGTTGASSKTPTFDYLYEFSETRKVLEEFFKANPDEDEKRFTDYTTESGDDVASADMQPRVCEVDKHIEQAYIGQRLARIPKDELYMVHRSPRIQASEHTGYQEHNDIELYIDSNSRSSGDLADTELEANLRRHSRNFTLSPETTDYDSNCGDLDSLSNDINCATTDYGKLYTSMPVLEDGLSSGHASDTENNVSVVCDKQPAQAQQQQQQQQQLEINEHEHNGNGNSNNSDCERLAANDFNGVSLITDATQSSTLPTPPPLPESPTATPPPALEVCEEPQTTVNAAAAAVDSDCPAETHYGPVYAAGAAAAAAAAAAAAVAASSKATAVAGAGSGSTAAAAAPVEIQEAMKEIRSALQRAKAQPDKLKFCDEVLPADPDSPVWVPRKSATTTRGLDDDEADTDLETDRLLGQQDFFNEQSTTSATADSNANGLANNIGGSNANGSDTNSNPKPQSYSTATIRQGIGTSLTPNSPDICQIVGNADVSLSSPEKLQYSKSPTGSIKSLKDSANSDKKAKSRNKEGLLEPKVLIEGVLFRARYLGSTQLVCEGQPTKSTRMMQAEEAVSRIKAPEGESQPSTEVDLFISTEKIMVLNTDLKEIMMDHALRTISYIADIGDLVVLMARRRFVPNGAGGGVVLDTLSSSCPGAADVADSGETLKENNKECGSANKHNRTPKMICHVFESDEAQFIAQSIGQAFQVAYMEFLKANGIENENLAKEMDYQEVLNSQEIFGDELEIFAKKELQKEVVVPKSKGEILGVVIVESGWGSMLPTVVIANLMSGGAAARCGQLNIGDQLIAINGMSLVGLPLSTCQSYIRNAKNQTAVKFTVVPCPPVVEVKILRPKALFQLGFSVQNGVICSLLRGGIAERGGVRVGHRIIEINNQSVVAVPHDTIVKLLSSSVGEILMKTMPTSMFRLLTGQETPIYI